The DNA region GCTCGTCGCCGGTGACGACGATCCGGCAGCCCTTGCGCTCGGCCAGCGGCTCGGCGCCGCCGATGACCCGCCGCACCACCTCGCGCAGATCTATCGGCGCCGCTTCCAGGGCCGCCGCGCCCGCGTCGAACCGGCTGATCTCCAGGAGGTCGGAGAGCAGCGACTCGAAACGGTCGAGCTGGTCGCCGAGAAGCTCGGCGGAGCGCGCGGTCACCGGGTCGAAGTCGGCGCGCGCGTCGTGGATGACGTCGGCCGCCATCCGTACCGTCGTCAGCGGGGTGCGCAGCTCGTGCGACACGTCGGAGACGAAGCGCCGCTGCATCCGGGACAGCTCCTCCAGCTGCTGGATCTTGAGCTGGAGGTTCTGCGCCATCTTGTTGAAGGCCTCGCCGAGGCGAGCGATGTCGTCCTCGCCGGTGACCTTCATCCGTTCCTGGAGCCCGCTGGCCGACAGCCGCTCGGCCACCCCGGCGGCCATCCGCACGGGCGTGACGACCTGCCGCACCACCAGCCACGCGATGGCGCCGAGCAGCACGACGACGAACAGCCCGGCGGTCGCCAGGGTGCCCTTGACCAGGGCGAGGGAGTCGCCCTCCTGGGTGAGCGGGAAGAGGTAGTACAGCTCGTACGGGGTGCCGTCGGCGTCGTTGAGCCGCTTGCCGATCACCAGGCCGGCCTCGGAGGACTTGCCGCTGGTGTAGTGGATGCGGGCGAACTTCTGGAAGGTGCTGGTGCCCTGCGCGACGTTGTGCCGCAGGTCGGCGGGGATGCTCGTGGTCGGGTCGACCTCACCGGAGGCGCGGGCGCCGCGGCTGGCGGTGTTGCCGGTCTCCAGGGACAGCGCGACCACGTTGTAGGCGCTCTGGCCGCCGCTGGCGAGCTGCTCGACGAGGGTCGAGCGCCAGTTCACGGACGCGCCGGCCCGGCCGCCGTCCTGGTCGCCCGGCTGGGAGGGCGTGGTCGCGGCCCGGTCCTGCGCGGCGGAGAACCCGCCGGCCGCCTGGCTCTGCGCCGCCCTCTCCTTGGCGTCGAGCAGTCCGTTGCGCACCTGGCCGATGACGACCAGGCCGAGCAGCAGCACCACCCCGAGGGACATGAGCAGGGTGCCCGCGACGACCCGCACCTGCAGATTGCGCCGCCACAGGCGTACGGCGGGCAGCAGGGGGCGCCGCACCCAGCGCATCACGAGCCGGAACACCGGCCCGCCGGGGGCGCCGTCCTGGAGCAGACGGCCGAAACGCGGACCCCCCCGTCCCGGTCCGGCAGCCCGCCCCGTACGGACTCCCGGGTCCCCGGGCTTCGGAGCAGCACTGCCTGCGCTCATGTCAGCTCGGTCCCGCCTTGTAACCGACACCTCGGACGGTCACCACGATCTCCGGGCGCTCGGGGTCCTTCTCGACCTTCGAGCGCAGCCGCTGGACGTGCACGTTCACCAGACGGGTGTCGGCGGCGTGCCGGTAGCCCCAGACCTGCTCCAGGAGCACCTCACGCGTGAACACCTGCCACGGCTTGCGGGCGAGGGCGACGAGCAGGTCGAACTCCAGCGGCGTCAGGGCGATGGACTGCCCGTCCCGCTTCACGGAGTGCCCGGCCACGTCGATGACCAGATCGCCGATGGCCAGCTGCTCGGGCGCCGGCTCCTCCGACCTCCGCAGCCGCGCCCGGATCCGGGCGACGAGCTCCTTCGGCTTGAACGGCTTCACGATGTAGTCGTCGGCGCCCGACTCGAGCCCGACGACGACGTCGACGGTGTCGCTCTTGGCCGTGAGCATCACGATCGGCACCCCGGACTCGGCCCGGATCAGCCGGCACACCTCGATCCCGTCCCGCCCGGGCAGCATCAGATCCAGCAGCACCAGATCCGGCTTGGCCTCGCGAAAGGCCGCGAGCGCCTTGTCGCCGTCCGCGACGAACGACGGCTCGAACCCTTCACCTCGCAGCACGATGCCGAGCATCTCGGCCAGTGCGGTGTCGTCGTCGACGACGAGAACGCGTCCCTTCATATCGACATCATCCCATTTCCGTATCAGTCTCAAGGCGGCTGGTGAGATACCTCACTGACCTGCGGTGTCGGGCGGATGCCTGCTCCGGGGGCCACGCGGCCGGCCAGCACCGTACCCCGCGCCCTCCGGTACGGACGAGGCGAACGATTCCGGCCATCGCCGTGATCGCCGCCGAACCCTCCCCGATGTGTTCCCCCGTCGCCCCCGAATCGCCCACCCGAAGCGGCGTCGGCACAGTCTGCCCCGCCGCCCTCCCGCAAGGAAGGCGCAGGAGTGCGCTCGGCCCCCGCCCGCGGGAGGGGCCCGCGTGGCACGATGGCTCCCGGCCCGCCGCCCGGACAGGCGTACGGCCGCAGAGACCGAGCCGGTTCGCCGATCCGGCCCCGCGACCATTCCTCGAGGTGGACGACCGTGAACGACACTCCGGGCTGGACCTCGCCCGGATCTGCTCCCTCCGACGGCCAGGACGGCTCGGGGATCCCCCGGCCCGCCTCGCCCGGCGATGCGAACGGCTCCGCACCCCAGTGGTCGAAGGAGCAGCCGCCCGCCGGCCAGTGGCAGTCGCCGACCGCCCCTGGCGTCGACGCCCCGCCGCAGACCCCGGCACGCGCCCACAGCGGCGGCGGCTGGGGCGCGCCGCCCCCGTACGGGCACTGGGGGCCGCCGCCGGCCGCCAAGCCCGGTGTGCTGCCGCTGCGCCCGCTGACCCTCGGCGACATCCTCGACGGGGCCGTGACGACCATGCGCCGCTACTGGCAGACGGTCCTCGCGATCACCCTCGGCGTCGCGGTCGTCGCGCAGCTCGCGGACATCCTCAGCGTGCGCTTCCTGGCCCCGGAGCCCGTGGCGATCGACCCGGACGCCACCCCGGCCGAGGCCCTGTCGCAGAGCGTCGCGTCCCTGAAGAACGCACTGGCCGAGTCCGGCCCCTCGTATGTCGTCATGATCGCCGCCGGGCTGATCTGCTCCGCGCTGCTCACCGTCGTCATGAGCCGGGCCGTCCTCGGCCGCCCGGTCACCCTCGGCGACGCCTGGCGGGACGCCCGCCCGCGGCTGCTCCAGCTCCTCGGCATCACCGTCCTGGTGATCGCCGCCTCCGTCGCGATCATGGTCGTGGGCATCCTGCCCGGACTGCTCCTCGGCGGCAGCGCCGGCAGCGGCCTGGCCTTCGTGGGCGGCCTCTGCGCCTTCGTCGCCGTCGTCTGGCTGACGATCGCCCTCTCCCTCGCCTCCCCCGCCCTGATGCTGGAACGCCAGGGCGTCGTCAAGGCGATGAAGCGGTCCATGAAGCTGGTCCAGGGCTCCTGGTGGCGCATCTTCGGCATCACCCTGCTCACCAATGTGATGGTCGCCGTCTTCACGATGCTGGTCGCCATCCCGTTCCTCATCGCGGCGACGGCCGCCTCCGGCAGCGGCCTCGACTCCTTCATGGAGGGCAGCGTCCCGGAGACCGGCTGGACCTTCCTGATCATCATGGGCATCGGCGGCGTCATCACCAGCGCCCTCACCTACCCGCTCACCTCCGGTGTGACCGTGCTCCTCTACATCGACCAGCGCATCCGCCGCGAGGCCCTCGACCTCGAACTGGCCCGCGCCGCCGGACTCCCCGGCTACGGAGGCTGATGGCGTGACGATCACGGGGGGCACGGCCGGTGGCACACCGGTCGACATTCCGCGCGTCCCCGCCCGGGAGGCGGCGGAGCGCGAACTGTCCAAGCCGATGTACCACGAGAACGATCCCAGCCTGCTCCAGCGCGTCCTCGACCGCTTCTGGGACTGGGTCGACGGCCTCTTCGACGCCGCCTCCGGCGCGACACCGGGCGGCGTCATCGGCCTCGTGGCCGTCGTCATCGTCGTGCTCGCCCTGGTCGCCGCCCTCTGGTGGCGCCTCGGCACCCCCCGCCGCACGCCCGCCGCCGGCGGCGACTCCCTCTTCGACGACGGTCCCCGCACCGCCGCCGAACACCGGGCCGCCGCCGCCCGGCACGCCTCCGCCGGCCAGTGGAACCAGGCCGTCCAGGAACGCATGCGCACCATCGTCCGCGCCCTCGAGGAACGCACCCTGCTCGAACCCCGCCCCGGCCGCACCGCCGACGAGGCCGCCGCCGAAGCCGGCCGCCATCTCCCCGTCCACGCCGACGCCCTGCGCGCCGCCGCCCGCGCCTTCGACGACGTCACATACGGCGGCCGGAGCGCCGACCAGCCCGCGTACCGGCGCATCGAGCAGCTGGACACCGCCCTGGAGCGGACCAAACCGGTCCTCGCCACGAGCACCGCCGGCGGCTTCACGGAGGCGCCCCGATGAACCGCGCCCCGAAGACCCGGTCCGCCACCTCCACCTCGCTCACCCCGCGCCAGCTGTGGAGCCGCGCCCGCGGCGCCCTGCTGCTCCTCGCCCTGGCCCTGATCGGCGGCCTCGTCCTGGCCACCGTCCGGTCCGGCGACCACGGCGGCCGACTCGACCCGCGCTCCGCCGACCCCTACGGCAGCCGCGCCGTCGCCGAACTCCTCAAGGCCCGGGGCGTCACCGTCGACGTCCACGACACCCTGGCCGCCGCCACCGCCGCCACGGGCGACGACATCACCCTGCTCGTCACCACCCCCGACCTGCTGACGCCGCAACAGCAGTCCACGCTGTACGGGGCGATGAGCCGATCGGCCGGCCGCACCGTCCTCCTCGGCGCCGGCGCCGCGAGCCTCGACACCCTCGCCCCCGGCATCGACACCGACCTGAGCGTCGCCGTCGCCACCCGCGCCCCCGGCCCCCGCTGCACCCTGCCGGCCGCCACCCGCGCCGGCACGGCCGACCTCGGCGGCGAGCGCTACCGCACCGGCGCCACCACCGCCGACGCCTGCTACCCCGCCGACGGCCTGCCGACCCTGGTCCGCGTCCCCGGCCCGGGCAGCGCCGACACGGTCCTCGTCGGCTCCCCCGAACTCCTCTACAACAAGCGCCTCGCCCGACAGGGCAACGCGTCCCTCGCCCTGCAACTCCTCGGCTCCCGACCGCATCTCGTCTGGTACCTCCCCTCGCTCACCGACGTGCCCGCGGACCCCGAGACCACCGACGACCCCGGCTCCGCCTTCCTCGACCTGATCCCCTCCGGCTGGCTGTGGGGCACCCTCCAACTCGCCGTCGCCGCCGTGCTCGCCGCCGTCTGGCGCGCCCGCCGCCTCGGCCCCCTCGTACCCGAACGCCTCCCCGTCGCCATCCGCGCCTCCGAGGCGACCGAGGGCCGCGCCCGCCTCTACCGCAAGACCGACGCCCGCGACCGCGCGGCCACCGTCCTGCGCACCGCGACCCGCGACCGGATCGCCCCGCTCCTCGGCGTCCCCGGCAAGGACGCCCACTCCCCCGACCTGCTCCTCCCCGCACTCTCCGCACGGATCCCCACGACCGCCGCGGCGGTCCACCGGACCCTGCTCTTCGGCCCGGCTCCCGCCGACGACGCCGCCCTCGTCCGCCTCGCGGACCAACTCGACGCCCTCGAAAGAGAGGTACGCACCTCATGAGCGCCCCGACCCCCGAGGCCATGACGGGCTCGGACAGCGCCCGCGCCTCCCTGGAGGCCCTGCGCACCGAGATCGGAAAGGCCGTGGTCGGCCAGGACCCGGCCGTCACCGGTCTCGTCGTCGCCCTGCTCTGCAAGGGCCACGTGCTGCTGGAGGGCGTCCCCGGCGTCGCCAAGACCCTCCTGGTGCGGGCCCTCGCCACGTCGCTCGAACTCGACACCAAGCGCGTCCAGTTCACCCCCGACCTGATGCCGAGCGACGTGACGGGCTCCCTCGTCTACGACGCCCGGACCGCGGAGTTCTCCTTCCAGCCCGGCCCGGTCTTCACCAACCTGCTGCTCGCCGACGAGATCAACCGGACGCCCCCGAAGACCCAGGCCTCGCTCCTGGAGGCCATGGAGGAGCGCCAGGTCACCGTGGACGGAACCCCCCGCCCGCTGCCCGAGCCCTTCCTCGTCGCCGCGACCCAGAACCCCGTCGAGTACGAGGGCACCTATCCGCTGCCTGAGGCCCAACTGGACCGCTTCCTGCTGAAGCTGACGGTCCCGCTGCCCTCACGCGAGGACGAGATCAGCGTCCTCACCCGCCACGCCCAGGGCTTCGACCCGCGCGACCTGAAGGCCGCCGGAGTCCGCCCGGTCGCCGGCCCCGCCGAACTCGCGGCCGCCCGCGAAGCGGTCGCCAAGGTCGCGATCTCCGCCGAGATCGCCGGCTATGTCGTCGATATCTGCCGTGCCACGCGTGAATCCCCCTCGCTCACTCTCGGCGTCTCCCCCCGAGGAGCCACCGCCCTGCTCTCCACGGCCCGCGCCTGGGCCTGGCTCACCGGCCGGGACTACGTCACCCCGGACGATGTGAAGGCCCTGGCGCTGCCGACCCTCCGGCACCGCGTCCAACTGCGGCCCGAGGCCGAGATGGAGGGAGTCACTCCCGACTCCGTCCTCAACTCGATCCTCGCCCACGTCCCCGTACCTCGCTGAGAACGGCACCCCATGGCCCTCACCGGACGAACCGCCCTGCTCGCCGCCATCGGGTCGCTCCCCGTGGGCATCCTCGCGCCCAGCTGGACGGGGATGCTCGCGGTGAACGCGCCACTCACACTCGCAATTCTGTGCGACTACGCGATGGCCGCGCCAGTGCGAAAGCTCCAATTCACCCGATCTGGTGACACAACTGTTCGACTGGGTGACGCGGCCGAAGTCCGACTGACCATCACCAACCCGTCCCGCCGCCGACTTCGCGCCCAACTCCGCGACGCCTGGCCTCCGAGCGGCGCCCAGAGCCCCACGCGCCAGAAGCTGACGGTCCCCGCCGGCGAACGCCGCCGGATCACCACGGCCCTGCGTCCCACCCGCCGCGGCGACCGCCGCGCCGAGCGCGTCACCGTCCGTTCCTTCGGCCCCCTCGGCCTCGCTGCCCGCCAGGGCAACCACGAGGTCCCGTGGGCCGTGCGGGTCCTACCGCCCTTCACCAGCCGCAAGCACCTGCCCTCGCGCCTGGCCCGGCTCCGCGAACTCGACGGCCGCACCAGCGTCCTCACACGCGGCGAGGGCACCGAGTTCGACAGCCTCCGCGAGTACGTCCCCGGCGACGACACCCGCTCCATCGACTGGCGGGCCACCGCCCGCCAGACCACCGTCGCCGTCCGCACCTGGCGCCCCGAACGCGACCGCCACATCCTCATCGTCCTCGACACCGGCCGCACCTCCGCCGGCCGCGTCGGCGACGTCCCGCGCCTCGACGCCGCGATGGACGCGGCCCTCCTGCTCACCGCCCTCGCCTCCCGCGCCGGCGACCGCGTCGACCTCCTCGCCTACGACCGCCGCCTCCGCGCCCAGGTCCAGGGCCGCTCCGCGAGCGACGTCCTGCCGGCCGTGGTCGACGCCCTGGCCCCGCTGGAACCCGAACTCGTCGAGACCGACGCCCGGGGCCTCGCGGCCACCGCCCTGGCCCGCGCCCCGCGCCGCTCGCTCATCGTCCTGCTCACGGGCCTGGACGCCGCCCCCGTCGAAGAGGGCCTGCTCCCGGTCCTCCCCCAGCTCACCCAGCGCCACACCGTCCTGGTCGCCTCCCCGTGCGACCCGCACGTCGTCCGGATGGCCGGCACCCGCGGCACGATCGAGGGCGTCTACGAGGCAGCCGCCGCGACCCAGACCCAGTCCCAGCGCCTCCGCACGGCCGAACAGCTCCAGCGCCACGGCGTCACCGTGGTGGATGCGGCCCCGGATGCCCTGGCCCCCGCACTGGCGGACGCGTATCTCGCACTGAAGGCCGCCGGCAAGCTCTGAGCGGAGTGCGGGGCTTTCCGGTGCTTCCGGTCGGCGGCCGGCCGCTGGAAAGGGGCTGTGAACGCAGAAAAGCCCCGCACCATAAGGTGCGGGGCTTTCCCACAATGATTGTTCGGCGGCGTCCTACTCTCCCACAGGGTCCCCCCTGCAGTACCATCGGCGCTGAAAGGCTTAGCTTCCGGGTTCGGAATGTAACCGGGCGTTTCCCTAACGCTATGACCACCGAAACACTATGAAGTTGAACCGCCGCACCTCCCGTAGGGGGGCGTGTTCGTTACTTCAGAACTAACACAGTGGACGCGAGCAACTGAGGACAAGCCCTCGGCCTATTAGTACCGGTCAGCTCCACCCATTACTGGGCTTCCACATCCGGCCTATCAACCCAGTCGTCTACTGGGAGCCTTACCCTCTCAAGGAGGTGGGAATACTCATCTCGAAGCAGGCTTCCCGCTTAGATGCTTTCAGCGGTTATCCCTCCCGAACGTAGCCAACCAGCCATGCCCTTGGCAGAACAACTGGCACACCAGAGGTTCGTCCGTCCCGGTCCTCTCGTACTAGGGACAGCCCTTCTCAATATTCCTGCGCGCACAGAGGATAGGGACCGAACTGTCTCACGACGTTCTAAACCCAGCTCGCGTACCGCTTTAATGGGCGAACAGCCCAACCCTTGGGACCGACTCCAGCCCCAGGATGCGACGAGCCGACATCGAGGTGCCAAACCATCCCGTCGATATGGACTCTTGGGGAAGATCAGCCTGTTATCCCCGGGGTACCTTTTATCCGTTGAGCGACGGCGCTTCCACAAGCCACCGCCGGATCACTAGTCCCGACTTTCGTCCCTGCTCGACCCGTCGGTCTCACAGTCAAGCTCCCTTGTGCACTTACACTCAACACCTGATTGCCAACCAGGCTGAGGGAACCTTTGGGCGCCTCCGTTACCCTTTGGGAGGCAACCGCCCCAGTTAAACTACCCATCAGACACTGTCCCTGATCCGGATCACGGACCGAGGTTAGACATCCAGCACGACCAGAGTGGTATTTCAACGACGACTCCACAACCACTGGCGTGGCCGCTTCACAGTCTCCCACCTATCCTACACAAGCCGAACCGAACACCAATATCAAACTGTAGTAAAGGTCCCGGGGTCTTTCCGTCCTTCTGCGCGAAACGAGCATCTTTACTCGTAGTGCAATTTCACCGGGCCTATGGTTGAGACAGTCGAGAAGTCGTTACGCCATTCGTGCAGGTCGGAACTTACCCGACAAGGAATTTCGCTACCTTAGGATGGTTATAGTTACCACCGCCGTTTACTGGCGCTTAAGTTCTCAGCTTCGCAACCCCGAAAGGTCACTAACCGGTCCCCTTAACGTTCCAGCACCGGGCAGGCGTCAGTCCGTATACATCGCCTTACGGCTTCGCACGGACCTGTGTTTTTAGTAAACAGTCGCTTCTCGCTGGTCTCTGCGGCCACCCCCAGCTCACGGAGTAAATCCGATCACCAGGTGTGGCCCCCCTTCTCCCGAAGTTACGGGGGCATTTTGCCGAGTTCCTTAACCATAGTTCACCCGAACGCCTCGGTATTCTCTACCTGACCACCTGAGTCGGTTTAGGGTACGGGCCGCCATGAAACTCGCTAGAGGCTTTTCTCGACAGCATAGGATCATCCACTTCACCACAATCGGCTCGGCATCAGGTCTCAGCCTTAACGTGTGACGGATTTGCCTACCACACGGCCTACACCCTTACCCCGGGACAACCACCGCCCGGGCTGGACTACCTTCCTGCGTCACCCCATCGCTTACCTACTACCACCTTGGTTCGCCGGCTCCACCACTTTCCATTCCCCGAAGGGTCCGGAACGGCTTCACGGGCTTAGCATTAATGGGCTCGATATTGGGCGTTTCAAAGCGGGTACCGGAATATCAACCGGTTGTCCATCGACTACGCCTGTCGGCCTCGCCTTAGGTCCCGACTTACCCTGGGCAGATCAGCTTGACCCAGGAACCCTTAGTCAATCGGCGCACACGTTTCTCACGTGTGTATCGCTACTCATGCCTGCATTCTCACTCGTGAACCGTCCACAACTCGCTTCCGCGGCTGCTTCACCCGGCACACGACGCTCCCCTACCCATCACAGCGGGCGTTGGCCCTCATGCTGCAATGACACGACTTCGGCGGTACGCTTGAGCCCCGCTACATTGTCGGCGCGGAATCACTTGACCAGTGAGCTATTACGCACTCTTTCAAGGGTGGCTGCTTCTAAGCCAACCTCCTGGTTGTCTCTGCGACTCCACATCCTTTCCCACTTAGCGTACGCTTAGGGGCCTTAGTCGATGCTCTGGGCTGTTTCCCTCTCGACCATGGAGCTTATCCCCCACAGTCTCACTGCCGTGCTCTCACTTACCGGCATTCGGAGTTTGGCTAAGGTCAGTAACCCGGTAGGGCCCATCGCCTATCCAGTGCTCTACCTCCGGCAAGAAACACACGACGCTGCACCTAAATGCATTTCGGGGAGAACCAGCTATCACGGAGTTTGATTGGCCTTTCACCCCTAACCACAGGTCATCCCCCAGGTTTTCAACCCTGGTGGGTTCGGTCCTCCACGAAGTCTTACCTCCGCTTCAACCTGCCCATGGCTAGATCACTCCGCTTCGGGTCTTGAGCGTGCTACTGAATCGCCCTGTTCGGACTCGCTTTCGCTACGGCTTCCCCACACGGGTTAACCTCGCAACACACCGCAAACTCGCAGGCTCATTCTTCAAAAGGCACGCAGTCACGAGATACAAGCAAGCTTGTATCCGACGCTCCCACGGCTTGTAGGCACACGGTTTCAGGTACTATTTCACTCCGCTCCCGCGGTACTTTTCACCATTCCCTCACGGTACTATCCGCTATCGGTCACCAGGGAATATTTAGGCTTAGCGGGTGGTCCCGCCAGATTCACACGGGATTTCTCGGGCCCCGTGCTACTTGGGTGTCTCTCAAACGAGCCGCTAATGTTTCGTCTACGGGGGTCTTACCCTCTACGCCGGACCTTTCGCATGTCCTTCGACTACATCAACGGTTTCTGACTCGTCCTGTCGCCGGCAGACGACAGAAGAGAGATCCCACAACCCCGCATGCGCAACCCCTGCCGGGTCTCACACGCATACGGTTTGGCCTCATCCGGTTTCGCTCGCCACTACTCCCGGAATCACGGTTGTTTTCTCTTCCTGAGGGTACTGAGATGTTTCACTTCCCCTCGTTCCCTCCACATGCCCTATGTGTTCAGGCATGGGTGACAGCCCATGACGACTGCCGGGTTTCCCCATTCGGAAACCCCCGGATCAAAGCCTGGTTGACGGCTCCCCGGGGACTATCGTGGCCTCCCACGTCCTTCATCGGTTCCTGGTGCCAAGGCATCCACCGTGCGCCCTTAAAAACTTGGCCACAGATGCTCGCGTCCACTGTGTAGTTCTCAAGCAACGACCAGCCACCCATCACCCCACCACTACGTGGCGAGTTCACTGGGGCCGGCATCGCGAAGGCAAGACCTTTCGGCCGTACCCTCAGATACCCAACAACGTGCCAAGCGTGAGCACCGTCCGTGCCGTTCCGTTCCACGCCGAAGCAGTACTAGGAAGACCATCAGGCCACTCACGCCAACTAATCAACGTTCCACCCATGAGCTGACCGTGCGAGACGTTTGCTCGCAATCGGTACTGTGCTCCTTAGAAAGGAGGTGATCCAGCCGCACCTTCCGGTACGGCTACCTTGTTACGACTTCGTCCCAATCGCCAGTCCCACCTTCGACAGCTCCCTCCCACAAGGGGTTGGGCCACCGGCTTCGGGTGTTACCGACTTTCGTGACGTGACGGGCGGTGTGTACAAGGCCCGGGAACGTATTCACCGCAGCAATGCTGATCTGCGATTACTAGCAACTCCGACTTCATGGGGTCGAGTTGCAGACCCCAATCCGAACTGAGACCGGCTTTTTGAGATTCGCTCCGCCTCACGGCATCGCAGCTCTTTGTACCGGCCATTGTAGCACGTGTGCAGCCCAAGACATAAGGGGCATGATGACTTGACGTCGTCCCCACCTTCCTCCGAGTTGACCCCGGCGGTCTCCTGTGAGTCCCCATCACCCCGAAGGGCATGCTGGCAACACAGGACAAGGGTTGCGCTCGTTGCGGGACTTAACCCAACATCTCACGACACGAGCTGACGACAGCCATGCACCACCTGTATACCGACCACAAGGGGGCACCCATCTCTGGATGTTTCCGGTATATGTCAAGCCTTGGTAAGGTTCTTCGCGTTGCGTCGAATTAAGCCACATGCTCCGCTGCTTGTGCGGGCCCCCGTCAATTCCTTTGAGTTTTAGCCTTGCGGCCGTACTCCCCAGGCGGGGAACTTAATGCGTTAGCTGCGGCACCGACGACGTGGAATGTCGCCAACACCTAGTTCCCAACGTTTACGGCGTGGACTACCAGGGTATCTAATCCTGTTCGCTCCCCACGCTTTCGCTCCTCAGCGTCAGTAATGGCCCAGAGATCCGCCTTCGCCACCGGTGTTCCTCCTGATATCTGCGCATTTCACCGCTACACCAGGAATTCCGATCTCCCCTACCACACTCTAGCCTGCCCGTATCGGATGCAGACCCGGGGTTAAGCCCCGGGCTTTCACACCCGACGTGACAAGCCGCCTACGAGCTCTTTACGCCCAATAATTCCGGACAACGCTTGCGCCCTACGTATTACCGCGGCTGCTGGCACGTAGTTAGCCGGCGCTTCTTCTGCAGGTACCGTCACTTTCGCTTCTTCCCTGCTGAAAGAGGTTTACAACCCGAAGGCCGTCATCCCTCACGCGGCGTCGCTGCATCAGGCTTTCGCCCATTGTGCAATATTCCCCACTGCTGCCTCCCGTAGGAGTCTGGGCCGTGTCTCAGTCCCAGTGTGGCCGGTCGCCCTCTCAGGCCGGCTACCCGTCGTCGCCTTGGTGAGCCGTTACCTCACCAACAAGCTGATAGGCCGCGGGCTCATCCTTCACCGCCGGAGCTTTCCAGTCTCGAAGATGCCCTCGAGACTCGTATCCGGTATTAGACCCCGTTTCCAGGGCTTGTCCCAGAGTGAAGGGCAGATTGCCCACGTGTTACTCACCCGTTCGCCACTAATCCACCCCGAAGGGCTTCATCGTTCGACTTGCATGTGTTAAGCACGCCGCCAGCGTTCGTCCTGAGCCAGGATCAAACTCTCCGTGAATGTTTACCGGTAATCCGGTGCAACACACACGAGAGCGGAACAGTCATGCCGGAATGTGGCCGACTGTTCACAGCGTCCTCGCTGTGCGCCACCCACAAGGGGTGGACTTTTTCAAAGGAACCTCGACCATCCGAAGATGGACGGGGTATCAACTAATCTGGCGTTGATTTTTGGCACGCTGTTGAGTTCTCAAGGTGCGGACGCTTCCTTTGTACTCACCCTCGCGGGCTTTCCTCCGGGCGCTTCCTTCGTTTCCGACTCTATCAGATCTTTCCGATCCGATTTCCTCGGTGCTTTCCGGTCCCTTTTCGACTCTCGTCGTTCCGGGCCCTTCCGGCGGTTCCGACTTTATCAGATTCATTTCCGCCGACCTTACGGACGGCTTCAGTGATTCGGATAAGGAATCGGGGTGGCTCCGTGGTCT from Streptomyces fradiae includes:
- the mtrA gene encoding two-component system response regulator MtrA, with the translated sequence MKGRVLVVDDDTALAEMLGIVLRGEGFEPSFVADGDKALAAFREAKPDLVLLDLMLPGRDGIEVCRLIRAESGVPIVMLTAKSDTVDVVVGLESGADDYIVKPFKPKELVARIRARLRRSEEPAPEQLAIGDLVIDVAGHSVKRDGQSIALTPLEFDLLVALARKPWQVFTREVLLEQVWGYRHAADTRLVNVHVQRLRSKVEKDPERPEIVVTVRGVGYKAGPS
- the mtrB gene encoding MtrAB system histidine kinase MtrB; the encoded protein is MSAGSAAPKPGDPGVRTGRAAGPGRGGPRFGRLLQDGAPGGPVFRLVMRWVRRPLLPAVRLWRRNLQVRVVAGTLLMSLGVVLLLGLVVIGQVRNGLLDAKERAAQSQAAGGFSAAQDRAATTPSQPGDQDGGRAGASVNWRSTLVEQLASGGQSAYNVVALSLETGNTASRGARASGEVDPTTSIPADLRHNVAQGTSTFQKFARIHYTSGKSSEAGLVIGKRLNDADGTPYELYYLFPLTQEGDSLALVKGTLATAGLFVVVLLGAIAWLVVRQVVTPVRMAAGVAERLSASGLQERMKVTGEDDIARLGEAFNKMAQNLQLKIQQLEELSRMQRRFVSDVSHELRTPLTTVRMAADVIHDARADFDPVTARSAELLGDQLDRFESLLSDLLEISRFDAGAAALEAAPIDLREVVRRVIGGAEPLAERKGCRIVVTGDEQPVVAEADARRVERVLRNLVVNAVEHGEGRDVVVKLAAAGGAVAVAVRDYGVGLKPGEATRVFNRFWRADPARARTTGGTGLGLSIAVEDARLHGGWLQAWGEAGGGSQFRLTLPRTADEPLRGSPIPLEPEDSRRNREQAALEAGAAGAEGWAPKPGGTAAGARLPAVPVQSAGDRPALPVPPRLPAVPRATADPTALPGSGARVVARSADGTEDTGDGQGGEAMASTRAEREDGTGGR
- a CDS encoding DUF58 domain-containing protein, encoding MALTGRTALLAAIGSLPVGILAPSWTGMLAVNAPLTLAILCDYAMAAPVRKLQFTRSGDTTVRLGDAAEVRLTITNPSRRRLRAQLRDAWPPSGAQSPTRQKLTVPAGERRRITTALRPTRRGDRRAERVTVRSFGPLGLAARQGNHEVPWAVRVLPPFTSRKHLPSRLARLRELDGRTSVLTRGEGTEFDSLREYVPGDDTRSIDWRATARQTTVAVRTWRPERDRHILIVLDTGRTSAGRVGDVPRLDAAMDAALLLTALASRAGDRVDLLAYDRRLRAQVQGRSASDVLPAVVDALAPLEPELVETDARGLAATALARAPRRSLIVLLTGLDAAPVEEGLLPVLPQLTQRHTVLVASPCDPHVVRMAGTRGTIEGVYEAAAATQTQSQRLRTAEQLQRHGVTVVDAAPDALAPALADAYLALKAAGKL
- a CDS encoding AAA family ATPase, which translates into the protein MSAPTPEAMTGSDSARASLEALRTEIGKAVVGQDPAVTGLVVALLCKGHVLLEGVPGVAKTLLVRALATSLELDTKRVQFTPDLMPSDVTGSLVYDARTAEFSFQPGPVFTNLLLADEINRTPPKTQASLLEAMEERQVTVDGTPRPLPEPFLVAATQNPVEYEGTYPLPEAQLDRFLLKLTVPLPSREDEISVLTRHAQGFDPRDLKAAGVRPVAGPAELAAAREAVAKVAISAEIAGYVVDICRATRESPSLTLGVSPRGATALLSTARAWAWLTGRDYVTPDDVKALALPTLRHRVQLRPEAEMEGVTPDSVLNSILAHVPVPR
- a CDS encoding DUF4350 domain-containing protein — protein: MNRAPKTRSATSTSLTPRQLWSRARGALLLLALALIGGLVLATVRSGDHGGRLDPRSADPYGSRAVAELLKARGVTVDVHDTLAAATAATGDDITLLVTTPDLLTPQQQSTLYGAMSRSAGRTVLLGAGAASLDTLAPGIDTDLSVAVATRAPGPRCTLPAATRAGTADLGGERYRTGATTADACYPADGLPTLVRVPGPGSADTVLVGSPELLYNKRLARQGNASLALQLLGSRPHLVWYLPSLTDVPADPETTDDPGSAFLDLIPSGWLWGTLQLAVAAVLAAVWRARRLGPLVPERLPVAIRASEATEGRARLYRKTDARDRAATVLRTATRDRIAPLLGVPGKDAHSPDLLLPALSARIPTTAAAVHRTLLFGPAPADDAALVRLADQLDALEREVRTS
- a CDS encoding DUF4129 domain-containing protein; translation: MTITGGTAGGTPVDIPRVPAREAAERELSKPMYHENDPSLLQRVLDRFWDWVDGLFDAASGATPGGVIGLVAVVIVVLALVAALWWRLGTPRRTPAAGGDSLFDDGPRTAAEHRAAAARHASAGQWNQAVQERMRTIVRALEERTLLEPRPGRTADEAAAEAGRHLPVHADALRAAARAFDDVTYGGRSADQPAYRRIEQLDTALERTKPVLATSTAGGFTEAPR